From a region of the Pseudanabaena sp. ABRG5-3 genome:
- a CDS encoding M16 family metallopeptidase — MPITCDRIAAKVSPQATFLRLGNGATLVHQEMPASAVVSVDVWVKAGATSDPVSCLGMAHFLEHMIFKGTEAIAAGEFDLVIESEGGTSNAATSLDYAHYNFTVAASRFAIALPYLSQMLLEAKIDEQELEQERLVVLEELRQAMDDPDWIAYQHLMETAYGDHVYSRSVLGSEAVVSGITATQMREYHRANYRPENMTVAIAGAITREEAIKVVDAAFTRNTFSRNVPKNILSNVSPEALNTQALPTSTMRRDTISLPMLQHSRLNMAWMGASVANLEDAIQLELVTMILTEGRSARLVRELLEESNLVQDIAGSFALQQEAALFTISAYLDAENLEMVEHKIIQQVQDLQNYPIAEAELNKAKRSLCNQFIFALESPSQLANFLGYHSLLGCEELCTDWSNAYCEIIRKVQPSDLQNLVKKYLSLENYIVTCAVPT, encoded by the coding sequence CGCCTCAAGCGACTTTTCTAAGATTGGGAAATGGAGCCACCCTCGTGCATCAAGAGATGCCAGCATCCGCAGTTGTGAGCGTTGATGTGTGGGTAAAGGCAGGAGCAACTAGTGATCCCGTAAGCTGTCTAGGAATGGCGCATTTCCTAGAGCATATGATTTTTAAGGGGACTGAGGCGATCGCGGCGGGCGAATTTGATTTGGTCATCGAGTCTGAAGGTGGGACATCTAATGCGGCAACAAGTTTAGACTATGCCCATTACAACTTTACGGTAGCGGCTAGTCGATTTGCGATCGCCTTGCCCTATCTCTCGCAAATGTTGCTGGAAGCAAAGATCGATGAGCAGGAGTTGGAGCAAGAGCGTTTAGTCGTGCTTGAGGAATTGCGCCAAGCGATGGACGATCCCGACTGGATTGCCTATCAGCACCTCATGGAAACTGCCTATGGTGATCACGTTTATAGCCGTTCGGTCTTGGGATCTGAAGCGGTAGTTTCTGGGATCACGGCTACTCAAATGCGTGAATATCATCGTGCAAATTATCGTCCTGAAAATATGACTGTGGCGATCGCAGGGGCGATCACTCGTGAAGAGGCAATCAAAGTCGTAGATGCTGCCTTTACTCGGAATACCTTTTCCAGAAATGTTCCTAAAAATATTTTAAGTAACGTTTCTCCTGAGGCTCTAAATACTCAAGCCTTACCAACTTCGACCATGCGTCGTGACACAATTAGCTTGCCAATGTTGCAGCATAGCCGCCTGAATATGGCATGGATGGGCGCAAGTGTTGCCAATTTAGAGGATGCAATTCAGCTTGAGTTGGTGACGATGATTTTGACCGAGGGGCGATCAGCGCGTTTAGTGCGGGAATTGCTGGAGGAGTCAAATTTGGTACAGGACATTGCTGGCAGCTTTGCATTACAGCAAGAGGCGGCGCTATTTACAATTTCGGCATATTTGGATGCTGAGAATTTAGAGATGGTTGAGCATAAAATTATCCAGCAAGTGCAAGATTTACAAAATTATCCGATCGCTGAGGCAGAACTTAATAAAGCTAAGCGATCTCTCTGCAATCAATTCATCTTTGCGTTGGAGTCGCCAAGTCAGTTAGCTAATTTTTTGGGCTATCACAGCTTGCTAGGTTGTGAGGAGCTATGCACGGATTGGTCAAATGCTTATTGTGAAATCATTCGCAAGGTACAGCCATCGGATTTACAAAATCTAGTCAAAAAATATCTGTCCCTCGAAAATTACATCGTTACCTGTGCGGTTCCTACATAA